The Xenopus tropicalis strain Nigerian chromosome 2, UCB_Xtro_10.0, whole genome shotgun sequence genome window below encodes:
- the tmsb4x gene encoding thymosin beta-4 yields the protein MSDKPDMAEIEKFDKTKLKKTETQEKNPLPSKETIEQEKATS from the exons ATGTCTGACAAACCAGATATGGCTGAGATTGAGAAATTTGATAAGACCAAGCTGAAGAAGACAGAAACACAAGAAAAGAACCCACTCCCATCAAAAGAAA CGATTGAGCAAGAGAAAGCAACTTCATAA
- the LOC100495962 gene encoding toll-like receptor 8, whose translation MDVRIIGEGEEGKAKMTGSLQTLVLVVLITCNSLECSDTNPNNRTIPCKIAENGSSVSFDCSARWLQMVPYPIKYSSDSVELLLSQNLILTINNESFHSWHNLTKIDLNWNHYPKSRLDNADICKRGLEIENGTFSYLTKLEKLFIDHNYLCKIPQGIPSTLTFLSLSYNNIFSVKKQILSPLINLKNLFLSNNCYFGNECGQVLDIEEGTFSGLTELTELSLSFNNLTHVPSKLPASLKQLYLSNNNIQIINRNDFHNLVNLEVLYLSGNCPRCFNANYPCKNLCPNTSITIDHFAFQNLKNLTELHLSSTSLKTIPPTWFQNTTQLKKLYLERNYLVNEIASADFLLNLPFLEVLDLSFNYDLRSYTNNINISDHFSKLVSLKELHIQGYVFKHIAANNLAPLLNLSKLKILNLGTNFIRQVDFKIFQQFTGLELIYLSENRITPFSEKNNKMKLVEGYEDKHSRVSSPGVSFPTQFNFQMTKTFSEVVKPQCSSRGKTLDLSLNSIFFIDPKEFRSFSDVSCLNLSSNGIGQDLNGTEFIYLKNLTYLDLSFNKLDFDSINAFQELPSLEVLDLSYNSHYFIVDGVIHSLKFIENLQHLKVLNLSWNKISTLTDFRLTSHSLKELQFSGNRLDVLWKNEDKRYHKLFMNLSSLTCLDISYNRLSKIKGELRYLPLSLTELYLNSNELVYFGWEELQAYENLKYLDLSHNKLTMIMGNLSIHTYSLSSLIISYNSISSLPVAFLHKARNLSELDLSFNHLKSINSSVLLSGSENYLKVLGLKGNPFVCTCEITDFISWIYANNVTIPRLATDVNCATPENKKGSGIIYFDVHTCDLDGAAMILYFFSVFLVMSITVLPILINVFSWDLWYVYHLCVAKLRLHKVCKSECLYDVFITYDNKDPNVNDWIFNELCQHLEDKGDKHMYLCLEERDWEPGKAIIDNLAHSINQSKKTLFVLTKKYVKSGKFKIAFYLALQKLMDENMDVIVIVLLEPVLQNSQYLKLRRKICKSSIMEWPKNPNAKGLFWQRMKNVLLTDNCKRYNNFYTDPIENYE comes from the exons ATGGATGTTAGGATAATCGgggaaggagaagaaggaaag GCCAAAATGACAGGCTCACTTCAGACTCTTGTATTGGTTGTACTGATCACCTGCAATTCTCTTGAGTGTTCTGATACCAATCCAAATAACAGGACCATTCCTTGCAAAATTGCAGAAAATGGCTCTTCAGTCAGTTTTGATTGCAGTGCACGTTGGTTACAAATGGTTCCTTATCCCATAAAATATTCTTCTGATTCTGTGGAGCTTCTGCTGTCTCAAAACCTCATACTGACAATAAACAATGAATCGTTCCACAGCTGGCATAACCTTACAAAAATAGACTTAAACTGGAATCACTATCCAAAGTCCAGACTTGACAATGCAGATATATGTAAGCGAGGGTTAGAAATAGAAAATGGAACTTTTTCTTACCTAACAAAACTCGAAAAATTATTTATTGACCACAATTATTTATGCAAAATTCCCCAAGGAATTCCTAGTACTTTAACATTTTTAAGTTTAAGTTACAATAATATTTTCTCAGTTAAGAAACAAATCCTATCCCCTCTCATAAACCTGAAAAACCTTTTCCTGAGTAATAATTGTTACTTTGGCAATGAATGTGGACAAGTTTTAGACATAGAAGAAGGTACATTTTCAGGGCTTACAGAATTAACTGAACTATCTCTATCATTTAACAACTTGACCCATGTTCCTTCTAAACTACCAGCATCTCTGAAGCAACTTTActtaagtaataacaatatacagATTATTAATAGAAATGATTTTCATAACCTTGTCAATTTAGAAGTTCTTTACTTAAGTGGCAACTGCCCACGGTGTTTTAACGCAAATTATCCATGCAAAAACCTATGTCCGAACACTTCTATTACCATAGATCATTTCGCTTTTCAAAATCTCAAAAATTTGACTGAGCTTCATCTTAGCAGCACTTCCCTAAAAACAATACCACCCACATGGTTTCAAAACACAACTCAGCTGAAAAAATTGTATCTTGAAAGAAATTACTTAGTAAACGAAATTGCATCTGCAGACTTTTTACTTAATTTGCCATTTTTAGAAGTACTTGACTTGTCTTTTAATTATGATTTGCGATCTTATACAAATAACATAAACATATCAGATCACTTTTCCAAGTTAGTATCCCTTAAGGAGCTGCATATACAAGGATATGTCTTTAAACATATTGCTGCCAATAATTTAGCCCCCCTCTTGAATCTTTCTAAATTAAAGATATTAAATCTTGGAACAAACTTTATCAGGCAGGTTGATTTTAAAATTTTTCAACAATTTACAGGATTAGAATTGATCTATTTGTCTGAGAACAGAATAacaccattttcagaaaaaaacaataaaatgaaattgGTTGAAGGATATGAGGATAAACATTCTAGGGTTTCATCTCCAGGTGTCAGTTTCCCAACACAATTTAATTTTCAAATGACCAAGACCTTCAGTGAGGTAGTAAAACCCCAGTGTAGTTCACGTGGTAAAACGTTAGATCTCAGCCTAAACAGTATCTTTTTTATTGATCCTAAAGAATTCCGTTCATTTTCAGATGTATCATGTTTGAATTTGTCTTCCAATGGCATTGGCCAAGATTTAAATGGAACTGAATTTATCTACTTGAAAAACTTAACATATTTAGATTTATCATTTAATAAACTTGATTTTGATTCTATAAATGCATTTCAGGAATTGCCTTCTTTAGAAGTGCTAGATTTGAGCTATAATAGCCATTATTTCATAGTGGATGGTGTGATTCATTCTCTTAAATTTATTGAAAATCTTCAACACCTTAAAGTTTTGAATTTAAGTTGGAACAAAATATCAACACTAACTGACTTCCGGCTAACAAGTCACAGTTTGAAAGAATTACAATTTTCAGGAAACCGCTTGGATGTATTGTGGAAAAATGAGGACAAGCGTTATCACAAGCTTTTTATGAATCTTTCTAGCCTAACATGCCTTGATATTTCTTACAACAGGCTTAGCAAAATCAAGGGAGAACTGAGATACTTGCCCTTAAGCCTTACTGAACTGTATCTAAACAGTAATGAGCTGGTTTATTTTGGATGGGAAGAACTGCAAGCATATGAGAATCTGAAGTATCTTGACTTAAGTCACAACAAGTTAACAATGATTATGGGAAACCTTTCCATTCACACATACTCACTGAGCAGCCTTATAATTAGCTACAACAGTATTTCAAGTTTGCCTGTTGCATTTCTGCATAAAGCCAGAAATCTCTCAGAACTAGATTTAAGTTTCAATCATTTAAAGAGTATCAACAGTTCAGTTTTATTGTCTGGCTCTGAGAACTATTTGAAAGTGTTGGGACTGAAAGGAAACCCATTTGTTTGCACATGTGAAATTACTGATTTTATAAGCTGGATCTATGCAAATAATGTCACAATTCCGCGACTGGCTACTGATGTCAATTGTGCCACTCCTGAAAATAAGAAAGGAAGTGGTATCATATATTTTGATGTACATACATGTGATTTAGATGGCGCTGCAATGATACTATACTTTTTCTCAGTCTTTTTGGTAATGAGTATAACTGTTTTaccaattttgataaatgtgttttCCTGGGATCTCTGGTATGTTTATCATTTATGTGTGGCTAAGCTGAGATTGCACAAAGTCTGTAAATCAGAATGCCTCTATGATGTATTTATAACATATGACAACAAGGACCCAAATGTGAATGACTGGATCTTCAATGAACTATGTCAGCACTTGGAGGACAAGGGAGACAAACACATGTATCTCTGCTTAGAGGAAAGAGATTGGGAACCAGGAAAAGCCATCATTGATAATCTTGCACACAGCATTAATCAGAGTAAAAAGACATTATTTGTCCttacaaaaaaatatgtaaaaagtggaaaattcaaaattgcattttatttagccttgcaaaaactcatggatgagaacATGGATGTGATTGTAATTGTTCTACTAGAACCTGTGTTACAGAATTCCCAGTATTTAAAACTTAGAAGAAAAATATGCAAGAGCTCGATAATGGAATGGCCcaaaaatccaaatgcaaaaGGCTTATTTTGGCAAAGGATGAAAAATGTTCTTCTAACAGACAATTGCAAGAGATACAATAATTTTTACACTGATCCTATAGAAAATTATGAGTGA
- the tlr8 gene encoding toll-like receptor 8: MPPLLQTALLVVVTTCNSLAYSDMTPNNRTIPCRITENSFFVSFDCSARRLKMVPHPITYNSDSAELLLSQNLILTINNESFYSWHNLTKIDLNWNHYPKSRLNNTDLCKRGLEIGNETFSYLTKLEELFIDHNFLCKIPQGIPSTVQTLSLSYNNIFSVKKQILSPLINLKKLFLNHNCYFGNECDHVVDIEEGTFAGLTELTVLDLSFNNMTRVPAKLPASLKELYLSNNNIQIIHSDDLQNLINLEVLFLNGNCPRCFNANYPCKNLCKQISITIDPLAFQNLKNLTELHLGSTSLRTIPPIWFQNTTQLKILNLQLNYLVNEIASADFLLNLPFLEVLDLSFNYDLRSYANNINISNHFSKLISLQELHIQGYVFKHIAAKNLSPLINLPKLATINLGINFIKQVDFEVFQNISGLKLIYLSENRITPFSETNKQLFGVCKDQSYRISSPGVTFPTQSNFQMTKIFSHLVKPQCSSRGKTLDLSLNSIFFIDPEEFRSFSDVSCLNLSFNSIGQDLNGTEFIYLKNLTYLDLSFNKLDFDSINAFQELPSLEVLDLSYNSHYFIVDGVTHRLKFIENLQYLKVLNLSWNKISTLTDFRLTSHSLKELQFSGNRLDVLWKNEDKRYQELFKNLYNLTCLDISYNRLNKMTEVELSNLPLSLTELYLNNNKLDYFGWKALKAYKNLKHLDLSHNKLTMIMGNLSIHTYSLSSLIISYNSISSLPVAFLHKSRNLSELDLSFNHLKSINSSVFLSGSENYLTVLGLKGNPFVCTCEITDFISWIYANNVTIPRLATDVNCAAPENKKGSGIIFFDVHTCDLDGAAMILYFFSVFLVMSITVLPILINVFSWDLWYVYHLCVAKLRWHKVCKSKCLYDVFITYDNKDPNVSDWIFNELCQHLEDKGDKHMYLCLEERDWEPGKAIIDNLAHSINQSNKTLFVLTKKYVKSGKFKTAFYLALQKLMDENMDVIVIVLLEPVLQNSQYLRLRRKICKSSIMEWPKNPNTKSFFWQRMKNVLLTDNCNRYNNFYTDTIAN; this comes from the coding sequence ATGCCACCCTTACTACAGACTGCTCTGTTGGTTGTAGTGACCACCTGCAATTCTCTTGCATATTCTGATATGACACCAAATAACAGGACCATTCCTTGCAGAATTACAGAAAATAGCTTTTTTGTCAGCTTTGACTGCAGTGCCCGTCGGTTAAAAATGGTACCTCATCCCATAACATATAATTCTGATTCTGCGGAGCTTTTGCTGTCTCAAAACCTCATACTGACAATAAACAATGAATCTTTCTACAGCTGGCATAACCTTACAAAAATAGACTTAAACTGGAATCACTATCCAAAGTCCAGACTGAACAACACAGATTTATGCAAACGAGGGTTAGAAATAGGAAATGAAACTTTTTCTTACTTAACAAAACTTGAAGAATTATTTATTGACCAcaattttttatgcaaaataccCCAAGGGATTCCAAGTACTGTACAAACTTTAAGTTTAAGTTACAATAATATTTTCTCAGTTAAGAAACAAATCCTATCCCCTCTCATAAACCTGAAAAAACTTTTCCTAAATCATAATTGTTACTTTGGCAATGAATGTGACCATGTTGTAGACATAGAAGAAGGTACATTTGCAGGTCTTACAGAATTAACTGTACTAGATCTATCATTTAACAACATGACCCGTGTTCCTGCTAAACTACCAGCATCCTTGAAAGAACTTTAcctaagtaataacaatatacaaATTATTCATAGCGATGATCTTCAGAACCTTATCAATTTAGAAGTTCTTTTCTTAAATGGCAACTGCCCACGGTGTTTTAACGCAAATTATCCATGCAAAAACCTATGTAAGCAAATTTCTATTACTATAGATCCTCTTGCTTTTCAGAATCTTAAAAACTTGACAGAGCTCCATCTTGGTAGCACTTCCCTAAGAACAATACCACCAATATGGTTTCAAAACACAACTCAGCTGAAAATCTTGAATCTTCAGTTAAATTACTTAGTAAATGAAATTGCATCTGCAGACTTTTTACTTAATTTGCCATTTTTAGAAGTACTTGACTTGTCTTTTAATTATGATTTGCGATCTTATGCAAATAACATAAACATTTCAAATCACTTCTCTAAACTAATATCCCTTCAGGAGCTGCATATACAAGGATATGTCTTTAAACATATTGCTGCCAAAAATTTATCTCCTCTTATAAATCTCCCTAAATTAGCAACCATAAATCTTGGAATAAATTTTATAAAGCAGGTTGATTTTGAAGTTTTCCAAAATATTTCAGGACTAAAATTGATCTATttgtctgaaaacagaataacaCCATTttcagaaacaaacaaacaattgtTTGGCGTATGTAAGGACCAAAGTTATAGGATTTCATCTCCAGGTGTCACTTTCCCAACACAATCTAATTTTCAAATGACCAAAATCTTCAGTCATTTAGTAAAACCCCAGTGTAGTTCACGTGGTAAAACATTAGATCTCAGCCTAAACAGTATCTTTTTTATTGATCCTGAAGAATTCCGTTCATTTTCAGATGTATCATGTTTAAATTTGTCTTTTAATAGCATAGGCCAAGATTTAAATGGAACCGAATTTATCTACTTGAAAAACTTAACATATTTAGATTTATCATTTAATAAGCTTGATTTTGATTCTATAAATGCATTTCAGGAATTACCTTCTTTAGAAGTGCTAGATTTGAGCTATAATAGCCATTATTTCATAGTCGATGGTGTGACTCATCGTCTGAAATTCATTGAAAATCTTCAGTACCTTAAAGTTTTAAATTTAAGTTGGAACAAAATATCAACACTAACTGACTTCCGGCTAACAAGTCATAGTTTGAAAGAATTACAATTTTCAGGAAATCGCTTGGATGTATTGTGGAAAAATGAAGACAAACGTTATCAAGAGCTTTTTAAGAATTTGTATAACTTAACATGTCTTGATATTTCTTACAACAGGCTTAACAAAATGACTGAGGTAGAACTGAGTAACTTGCCCTTAAGCCTTACTGAACTGTATCTAAACAATAATAAGTTGGATTATTTTGGATGGAAAGCACTAAAGGCATATAAGAATCTGAAGCATCTTGACTTAAGTCACAACAAGTTAACAATGATTATGGGAAACCTTTCCATTCACACATACTCACTGAGCAGCCTTATAATTAGCTACAACAGTATTTCAAGTTTGCCTGTTGCATTTCTGCATAAATCCAGAAATCTCTCAGAACTAGATTTAAGTTTCAATCATTTAAAAAGTATCAACAGTTCAGTTTTCTTGTCTGGTTCTGAGAACTATTTGACAGTGTTGGGACTGAAAGGAAACCCATTTGTTTGCACATGTGAAATTACTGATTTTATAAGCTGGATCTATGCAAATAATGTCACAATTCCGCGACTGGCTACTGATGTCAATTGTGCCGCTCCTGAAAACAAGAAAGGAAGTGGTATCATATTTTTCGATGTACATACATGTGATTTAGATGGTGCTGCAATGATACTATACTTTTTCTCAGTCTTTTTGGTAATGAGTATAACTGTTTTaccaattttgataaatgtgttttCCTGGGATCTCTGGTATGTTTATCATTTATGTGTGGCTAAGCTGAGATGGCACAAAGTCTGTAAGTCAAAATGTCTCTATGATGTATTTATAACATATGACAACAAGGACCCAAATGTGAGTGACTGGATTTTCAATGAACTATGTCAGCACTTGGAAGACAAAGGAGACAAACACATGTATCTCTGCTTAGAGGAAAGAGACTGGGAACCAGGAAAAGCCATCATTGATAATCTTGCACACAGCATTAATCAGAGTAATAAGACATTATTTGTCCTTACAAAAAAATATGTCAAAAGTGGAAAATtcaaaactgcattttatttagccttgcaaaaactcatggatgagaacATGGATGTGATTGTAATTGTTCTACTAGAACCTGTGTTACAGAATTCCCAGTATTTAAGACTTAGAAGAAAAATCTGCAAAAGCTCGATTATGGAATGGCCCAAAAATCCAaatacaaaaagttttttttggcaAAGGATGAAAAATGTTCTGCTAACAGATAACTGCAATAGATACAATAATTTTTACACTGATACTATTGCAAATTAG